A window from Kovacikia minuta CCNUW1 encodes these proteins:
- a CDS encoding DNA-directed RNA polymerase subunit beta'', with protein MVDIGEAVGIIAAQSIGEPGTQLTMRTFHTGGVFTGEMARQERANFDGTIRFPKKLRTRPYRTRHGEDALVVESVDANSKITLENKDGRQQAFSVLQGATLLVRDNQKVKEGQILAEVPLTGRALKTTEKAAKDVASDMAGAVRFADLVPEEKKDRQGNTTRIAQRGGLLWILSGEVYNLPPGAEPIVKNGDRVETDGVIAETKLVTEHGGTVRLPQETEGKGGREVEIITASVLLDQAKVRVESYQGRDHYLVETNHNQLFSLKATPGTKVTNNQVVAELIDDHYRTQTGGIIKYSGVEVAKRGKAKHGYEVVKGGTLLWIPEEAHEVNKDISLLLVEDGQYVEAGTEVVKDIFCQSNGVVEVTQKNDILREIVIKPGDLHMIDNLDNIITRESILVNPGQEVMPGLAVSELRYVEYVETPEGPALLLRPVTEFAVPDEPSVPSQESTSEESGRSIRLRAVQRMPYKDGERVKSVEGQELLKIQLVLEIDRDAPQLAADIELVPDEQDPDVLRLQLVILESLVIRRDIAADPTQGSTHTRVLVKDGDQIAPGAVVARTEILCKETGEVQGIRQGAEAIRRILVVREVDQVTINTQGKAPTVKPGDLLVAGTEVAPGKPLEESGQVLHVDDSQVTLRLARPYRVSPGAVLHIDDGDLVQRGDNLVLLVFERTKTGDIIQGLPRIEELLEARKPKEACVLAARAGTAQVVYGEDEVEVKVIETDGVVADYPISPGQNVIISDGQEVNAGERLTDGPANPHDLLEVLFKANRETKGVHDAALLSLREVQMFLVNEVQSVYQSQGIDISDKHIEVVVRQMTSKARVDDGGDTTMLPGELVELYQVEQVNEAMSITGGAPAEYTPVLLGITKASLNTDSFISAASFQETTRVLTEAAIEGKSDWLRGLKENVIIGRLIPAGTGFNAYEEVGSPDIDLSYDGISVFDDDADLKDVVLDDRTARAYGLETFEDRPAFAGFEPIGMTPESQPFSPILEDDDDLISDDMGDDDGDEDEDDDE; from the coding sequence ATGGTGGATATCGGGGAAGCTGTGGGAATCATTGCGGCTCAGTCGATCGGCGAACCGGGTACCCAGCTCACCATGCGAACCTTCCACACAGGTGGTGTGTTTACGGGTGAAATGGCACGGCAGGAGCGGGCAAACTTTGACGGCACGATTCGCTTCCCCAAGAAGCTCCGCACCCGTCCTTACCGGACTCGCCACGGGGAAGATGCCCTGGTGGTAGAGTCGGTTGACGCCAACTCCAAAATTACCTTGGAAAACAAAGATGGAAGGCAGCAGGCGTTTTCTGTCTTGCAGGGGGCTACTCTGTTGGTGCGGGATAACCAGAAGGTCAAGGAAGGGCAAATTCTGGCGGAAGTGCCCCTGACTGGGCGGGCACTCAAGACCACGGAAAAAGCGGCGAAGGACGTAGCTTCCGATATGGCTGGGGCTGTCCGATTTGCCGATCTCGTTCCTGAAGAGAAAAAGGATCGGCAGGGTAACACGACCCGGATTGCCCAACGGGGTGGTTTGCTCTGGATTCTTTCGGGTGAAGTTTACAACCTGCCCCCTGGTGCAGAGCCGATCGTCAAAAACGGCGATCGAGTTGAAACCGACGGTGTGATTGCCGAAACCAAACTGGTAACGGAACATGGCGGCACCGTCCGGTTGCCCCAGGAAACTGAAGGCAAGGGCGGGCGAGAAGTCGAAATCATCACGGCATCCGTTCTGCTTGACCAGGCAAAGGTGCGGGTTGAGAGCTACCAGGGCAGAGACCACTATCTGGTTGAGACCAACCACAATCAGCTCTTCTCCCTGAAAGCCACTCCTGGTACCAAAGTGACCAACAACCAGGTGGTCGCCGAACTGATTGACGATCACTATCGCACCCAAACGGGTGGCATCATTAAATACTCCGGTGTGGAAGTTGCCAAACGGGGTAAAGCCAAGCACGGGTATGAAGTGGTCAAAGGCGGCACCTTGCTCTGGATTCCTGAAGAGGCGCACGAAGTTAATAAGGATATTTCCCTGCTGCTGGTTGAAGATGGGCAGTACGTTGAAGCCGGTACAGAAGTGGTTAAAGACATCTTCTGTCAGAGCAATGGAGTGGTTGAGGTGACCCAAAAGAACGATATTCTGCGGGAAATCGTGATCAAACCTGGCGATCTACATATGATCGACAACCTGGACAACATCATTACCAGGGAAAGTATTCTGGTCAATCCTGGACAGGAAGTCATGCCGGGGCTGGCTGTCAGCGAACTGCGCTATGTGGAGTACGTGGAAACCCCCGAAGGTCCGGCGCTGCTGTTGCGTCCGGTGACTGAGTTTGCGGTACCGGATGAGCCTTCCGTTCCCAGTCAAGAATCGACCAGTGAGGAATCGGGACGATCGATCCGGCTGCGAGCTGTGCAACGCATGCCCTATAAGGACGGGGAGCGGGTCAAATCCGTAGAAGGGCAGGAATTGCTTAAGATTCAACTGGTGCTGGAGATCGATCGAGATGCCCCCCAACTGGCAGCCGACATTGAACTGGTTCCCGATGAGCAAGATCCCGACGTGCTGCGCTTGCAACTGGTCATTCTGGAATCCCTGGTGATTCGGCGTGACATTGCGGCTGACCCGACCCAGGGCAGCACCCACACCCGTGTCCTGGTCAAGGATGGGGATCAGATTGCGCCGGGAGCGGTGGTCGCCCGCACGGAAATTCTCTGTAAGGAAACAGGTGAAGTTCAGGGGATTCGGCAGGGAGCAGAAGCGATTCGTCGGATTCTGGTGGTGAGAGAGGTTGACCAGGTGACGATCAATACCCAGGGTAAAGCACCCACCGTTAAGCCTGGTGATCTGCTGGTTGCGGGGACTGAAGTGGCTCCTGGCAAACCTCTGGAAGAATCGGGTCAGGTTCTTCATGTTGATGATTCCCAGGTTACCCTGCGGCTTGCCCGTCCCTACCGGGTATCTCCCGGTGCGGTGTTGCACATTGACGATGGTGATCTGGTGCAACGGGGGGATAACCTGGTGCTGCTGGTGTTTGAGCGGACAAAGACCGGGGATATCATCCAGGGTCTACCCCGGATTGAAGAACTGCTCGAAGCCCGCAAACCCAAGGAAGCGTGCGTTTTGGCAGCACGAGCGGGGACTGCCCAAGTTGTCTATGGCGAAGACGAGGTTGAAGTTAAGGTAATCGAAACGGATGGAGTCGTCGCCGATTACCCGATTAGCCCTGGTCAAAATGTGATTATCTCTGATGGGCAGGAAGTGAATGCTGGGGAACGGCTTACCGATGGTCCTGCTAATCCTCACGACCTTCTGGAGGTTCTGTTTAAGGCGAACCGGGAAACCAAAGGGGTTCACGATGCAGCCCTACTCAGTCTGCGCGAAGTACAGATGTTCCTGGTGAACGAGGTGCAATCCGTGTATCAGTCTCAGGGGATTGATATTTCAGATAAGCACATCGAAGTGGTTGTGCGTCAGATGACCTCTAAAGCCCGCGTCGATGATGGGGGTGACACCACGATGCTGCCAGGTGAACTGGTGGAACTGTATCAGGTCGAGCAGGTGAATGAGGCAATGTCGATTACGGGGGGTGCGCCCGCAGAATACACTCCAGTTCTGTTGGGGATTACCAAGGCTTCGCTAAATACGGACAGCTTTATCTCGGCTGCCAGTTTCCAGGAAACGACCCGGGTTCTGACGGAGGCGGCGATCGAAGGCAAGTCCGACTGGCTGCGGGGGCTGAAGGAAAACGTGATTATTGGACGTCTGATTCCAGCGGGAACGGGCTTCAATGCTTACGAAGAAGTGGGTAGCCCAGACATTGACCTTTCCTACGACGGCATCAGCGTCTTTGATGATGATGCCGACCTGAAAGATGTGGTGCTGGACGATCGCACTGCCCGCGCCTATGGTTTGGAGACCTTTGAAGATCGCCCTGCCTTCGCTGGATTTGAACCAATCGGCATGACCCCTGAAAGTCAACCCTTCTCCCCCATCCTGGAGGACGATGATGATCTGATCAGCGATGATATGGGTGATGACGACGGTGATGAGGATGAGGATGACGACGAGTAA
- a CDS encoding Uma2 family endonuclease encodes MGSTTLDREDLLKSAEPDNGYYIQNYARVADHTIDLNIDPAPDLVVEVDITHTDINKTVLYASMGVPEFWRFNGRDWKILCLVEDAYVERDRSPTFPLVEKTTLYEFLEAALLDEVTAEINFRQWLRQHGDIKL; translated from the coding sequence ATGGGATCAACCACCCTCGATCGCGAAGACCTGCTCAAAAGTGCAGAACCCGATAACGGCTACTACATCCAAAACTATGCTCGTGTTGCCGATCATACGATCGATCTGAATATTGACCCGGCTCCCGATTTAGTCGTGGAAGTGGATATTACTCACACCGATATTAACAAGACTGTCCTCTATGCCAGCATGGGCGTACCGGAGTTTTGGCGCTTCAATGGGCGCGACTGGAAGATTTTGTGCCTGGTTGAGGATGCGTATGTGGAACGCGATCGCTCTCCCACCTTTCCCCTGGTTGAGAAAACAACGTTATACGAATTCTTAGAAGCCGCTTTGCTGGATGAAGTCACAGCAGAAATCAACTTTCGTCAGTGGTTACGGCAGCACGGTGATATCAAGTTGTAG
- a CDS encoding PIN domain-containing protein, which produces MTELWVDANVLLRLITGDPPELAQRAARLAQRAERGEITLRLATIVVAEVVWVLSSFYGYSRTQIAEVMIPLVTAAGIVSDDIEQVIAALERMATANVDFIDAFLAEVARREGNSVVSFDRDFRRLDIPWIEPE; this is translated from the coding sequence ATGACCGAATTATGGGTTGATGCCAATGTCCTGTTGCGATTGATTACCGGAGATCCCCCCGAACTTGCTCAACGAGCAGCCCGGTTAGCTCAGCGGGCAGAACGAGGAGAAATTACGCTCAGACTGGCAACCATTGTTGTCGCAGAAGTTGTCTGGGTGTTGAGTTCTTTCTATGGATACTCTCGAACTCAGATTGCTGAGGTGATGATTCCTTTGGTTACAGCAGCGGGAATCGTTTCAGATGATATAGAACAGGTCATTGCTGCCCTTGAGCGCATGGCAACAGCAAATGTCGATTTTATTGATGCGTTTCTAGCAGAAGTTGCACGTCGAGAAGGCAACAGCGTTGTTTCATTTGACCGTGATTTCAGGCGGTTGGATATTCCCTGGATAGAACCAGAGTAA
- a CDS encoding ferritin-like domain-containing protein, whose product MTVAYPRKFQKGLGAREIMSQVVRDREIHLITLNRYRYSEQRSCKDLTELIEKLDGQPRELVRDLSRHIADESRYAMWLTDLLVELGGDIGKPPDVSYIDEFEHLLDQDTYDNLEDGVIASLAAINVTEKRGCELFSAHIYALKQAPQTEENIKIRETIERIFPEEAAHVRWGKPLAGTACRQKPRTSLQGRNCKTTVYGDRTGCLRIWYGYYPGCRIAPSQQTPGYC is encoded by the coding sequence ATGACAGTTGCTTACCCCCGCAAATTTCAAAAAGGTCTGGGCGCACGGGAAATTATGAGCCAGGTTGTGCGCGATCGCGAAATTCATCTGATTACCCTGAATCGCTATCGCTACAGCGAACAGCGGAGTTGCAAAGATCTGACGGAACTGATTGAAAAATTGGATGGACAACCCCGTGAACTGGTGCGCGATCTATCTCGCCATATTGCGGATGAATCTCGCTATGCCATGTGGCTAACTGATTTGCTAGTTGAACTGGGAGGCGACATTGGCAAACCTCCTGATGTTTCCTATATCGATGAGTTCGAGCATCTTCTAGACCAGGATACATACGACAACTTAGAAGATGGTGTGATTGCTTCGCTGGCTGCCATTAATGTGACCGAGAAACGGGGTTGTGAGTTGTTTTCGGCTCATATTTATGCCTTAAAGCAAGCACCCCAGACCGAAGAAAACATCAAAATTCGGGAGACGATCGAGCGGATTTTCCCCGAAGAAGCTGCCCATGTCCGTTGGGGGAAACCGCTGGCTGGCACAGCTTGCAGACAAAAGCCCAGAACATCGTTACAAGGTAGAAACTGCAAAACAACGGTATATGGCGATCGAACAGGCTGCCTACGAATCTGGTATGGATATTACCCTGGGTGCAGAATTGCGCCGAGTCAACAAACTCCTGGGTATTGCTGA
- a CDS encoding YbjN domain-containing protein: MAQSTPETVSADEAVSNLIEETTDRNPEQVIQTVIASLDHDQTAMVNHSNGSYLWKFKYGTVEVFVQLTGSGDDDTLTVWASVLKLPAKDEARLTRHLLEMNWASTLEARFAILNQEVVVVSTRSLADLSPGEISRAITIVATLSDDNDEPLQAQFGK; the protein is encoded by the coding sequence ATGGCTCAATCCACTCCTGAAACTGTCTCGGCAGACGAAGCAGTCAGCAATCTGATTGAAGAAACAACCGATCGCAATCCGGAACAGGTGATTCAAACCGTGATTGCCAGTTTGGATCATGACCAGACAGCGATGGTGAACCATAGCAATGGAAGCTATCTCTGGAAATTTAAGTACGGTACTGTTGAAGTGTTCGTACAGCTAACCGGATCTGGGGATGACGATACGCTGACGGTTTGGGCTTCTGTGCTGAAGCTCCCCGCTAAGGATGAAGCTCGGTTGACCCGCCACCTGCTGGAAATGAATTGGGCGAGTACCCTGGAAGCCCGCTTTGCCATCCTCAATCAGGAAGTCGTTGTGGTATCGACCCGATCGCTCGCAGACCTTTCTCCAGGAGAAATCTCACGGGCAATTACCATCGTTGCCACGCTCTCGGATGACAATGATGAACCCCTACAGGCGCAGTTTGGGAAGTAG
- a CDS encoding lipoate--protein ligase family protein produces the protein MALDLWLLNQHLQGQHPPTLRFYTWNPATISLGYHQRQWSNHWQQLSWNGSPVELVRRPTGGRAVLHQGDLTYAVITSGLKGNRVQVYQSICEFLIQGWRAIGVNLDYGQAGRGYIHNPNCFGTATGADLVLADGSKLIGSAQLRRGNAILQHGSIQLQPDEDLFYQVFGVKPATPKLPFSLPEKPLLETVMTVLTDAAIDSFGIDLKIQPLSKSEWDEILAQMDRTGEDGCNRRVDA, from the coding sequence ATGGCGTTGGATTTGTGGCTGCTAAATCAGCATCTTCAAGGGCAGCATCCGCCAACCCTACGGTTTTATACGTGGAATCCGGCGACAATTTCTTTGGGCTATCACCAGCGTCAGTGGTCAAACCATTGGCAGCAGCTATCCTGGAACGGATCTCCGGTAGAACTGGTTCGGCGTCCAACGGGGGGAAGGGCGGTTTTGCATCAAGGGGATTTGACCTACGCGGTCATTACATCGGGTTTGAAGGGAAATCGGGTGCAGGTATATCAGTCCATCTGTGAGTTTTTAATCCAGGGGTGGCGGGCGATCGGGGTCAATCTGGATTACGGACAGGCAGGGCGGGGGTATATTCACAATCCCAATTGCTTTGGCACGGCGACCGGGGCAGATCTGGTGCTGGCAGATGGCTCTAAGCTAATTGGCAGCGCTCAGCTACGACGGGGAAATGCAATTTTGCAACATGGGTCGATCCAACTTCAACCGGATGAAGACCTGTTTTACCAGGTTTTTGGAGTAAAGCCTGCGACCCCTAAATTGCCTTTCAGCTTGCCAGAAAAGCCTTTGCTGGAAACGGTTATGACCGTATTGACTGATGCTGCGATCGACTCCTTTGGGATTGATCTAAAAATTCAACCCCTGTCTAAGTCAGAGTGGGATGAAATTTTAGCCCAAATGGACAGGACTGGGGAAGATGGCTGCAACAGGCGTGTTGACGCTTGA
- a CDS encoding site-2 protease family protein produces the protein MQSGWRVGSLFGIPLYIDPSWFVIIVLVAIPRGLLWQRQYPDWGIFTAYTAGVLMALLLFASVLLHELGHSVVAKTQGIKVNSITLFLFGGIASIEQESKTPGKAFQVAIAGPVVSIGLFVLLSILALVIPGSTNPVNVLATNLAVINLVLALFNLIPGLPLDGGQILKAAVWKITGDRFKGVHWAARMGRILGWFAILLGLFLFLVQNDYGGLWIAFLGWFGVQNASSYDRVTHLQEILLQLKASDAITREFRVVDANMTLRQFADQYLLESSRPMVYFAASDGRYRGLVATDDLNYVERSQWETETLFRIIQPLTDIPTVEEPTRLVDVIQRMEQQQLRRITVLSPAGAVSGVIDRGDIVQAIAKKMNLPVSDALIKQIKEEGAYPPGFQLGPIAQAAAEASGSPSS, from the coding sequence ATGCAGTCAGGTTGGCGAGTTGGCTCACTATTCGGGATTCCACTTTATATCGATCCCTCCTGGTTCGTGATTATTGTTTTAGTCGCAATTCCTAGAGGCTTGCTGTGGCAGAGGCAATATCCCGACTGGGGTATTTTCACAGCTTATACAGCGGGAGTATTGATGGCACTTTTATTATTTGCCTCCGTATTGCTGCATGAGCTGGGACATAGTGTTGTCGCCAAGACCCAGGGGATTAAAGTCAATTCCATCACCTTATTTTTGTTTGGTGGAATTGCCTCGATTGAACAGGAATCAAAAACTCCCGGAAAAGCTTTTCAGGTTGCGATCGCAGGTCCTGTGGTGAGCATCGGTTTATTTGTTCTACTCAGTATTTTGGCGCTTGTAATTCCAGGATCAACCAATCCAGTTAATGTTTTGGCAACAAATTTAGCGGTCATCAACCTGGTTCTGGCCTTGTTTAACCTGATTCCTGGCTTACCCCTCGATGGCGGACAAATTCTCAAAGCTGCTGTTTGGAAAATAACAGGCGATCGCTTTAAAGGAGTACACTGGGCAGCCCGAATGGGCAGAATCCTGGGTTGGTTTGCCATCCTCTTAGGATTATTCTTGTTTCTGGTTCAAAATGACTATGGTGGTTTGTGGATTGCGTTTCTGGGCTGGTTTGGGGTGCAAAATGCCAGTAGTTACGATCGCGTTACTCATCTACAAGAGATTCTGCTTCAGTTGAAGGCAAGCGACGCGATAACCCGCGAATTCCGTGTGGTAGATGCCAATATGACGCTGCGCCAGTTCGCCGATCAATACCTGTTGGAATCTTCTCGCCCAATGGTTTATTTTGCTGCTTCGGATGGGCGTTATCGCGGCCTCGTAGCAACCGACGATTTGAACTACGTTGAGCGAAGTCAGTGGGAAACTGAGACGCTTTTCCGGATTATTCAGCCCCTAACGGATATACCAACCGTTGAAGAACCCACCCGATTAGTGGATGTCATTCAAAGGATGGAACAGCAGCAGCTTCGACGAATCACCGTTTTGTCTCCAGCTGGTGCAGTTTCTGGCGTCATTGATCGGGGCGATATTGTGCAGGCGATCGCTAAAAAAATGAACCTCCCTGTCTCTGATGCGCTAATTAAACAGATTAAAGAAGAAGGGGCTTATCCTCCAGGGTTCCAATTGGGGCCGATCGCCCAAGCTGCTGCCGAGGCATCTGGTTCACCAAGCTCCTGA
- a CDS encoding YbjQ family protein — MILSTTDIVQGMTVTQYLGVVTAEVVYGSNALRDFFAGIRDMIGGRTGSYERVFEQGQREAIAELEKRAERLGADAVIGISVNTGTINIDETGALLLITATGTAVKLG, encoded by the coding sequence ATGATTCTGTCAACAACCGACATTGTTCAAGGGATGACGGTAACCCAATACTTGGGAGTCGTTACAGCAGAAGTTGTTTACGGTAGTAATGCCCTGAGAGACTTTTTTGCGGGTATCCGGGATATGATTGGGGGACGCACGGGCAGTTACGAGCGGGTGTTTGAGCAGGGACAGCGAGAGGCGATCGCTGAATTAGAGAAACGTGCCGAGCGCCTGGGAGCAGACGCAGTGATTGGCATTTCAGTCAATACAGGCACCATTAACATCGATGAAACCGGAGCTTTACTCCTGATCACAGCAACGGGGACGGCTGTTAAGCTAGGTTAA
- a CDS encoding tetratricopeptide repeat protein produces the protein MSEKSTQRKQSPLIVSFLLLGLLVPSFICTAPAIAGKSKDDERLTELLKEGRKQVDSGNLPAAIAIYQQAADLDAENPRIFSGIGYLQASQGNFSEAVRAYQRAIALEPKNADFQYALGFSLANLGNNDEAIAAYRRATQINPRHLNAYLGQGVLLTREGKYDEAMQAYKRVLAFDPRNARAYDLMGALLIKQDRPSAALEPLQRAARLAPKDGDIQVTLGAAWLSIGNLTEGLAAFERAARLEPRNAAIQLQMGKIWQAKGRKEEAFKAYQRATYLKPDLAEAQAAVGDFYMEQKDPLSAIIAYRQYTHLAPNDPEAYYKLGKALKDRDRVPEAISAFEQAKRLYQQQSKSDKVQEVEKLLHELKKKDKSD, from the coding sequence ATGTCAGAAAAATCGACTCAGCGTAAACAATCTCCGTTAATTGTCAGCTTTCTGTTGCTTGGATTGCTGGTTCCCTCTTTCATCTGCACTGCCCCTGCGATTGCGGGCAAGTCTAAGGATGATGAGCGATTAACTGAATTGTTAAAGGAGGGGCGTAAACAGGTTGATTCAGGCAATCTCCCAGCGGCGATCGCAATTTACCAGCAAGCAGCCGATTTAGATGCCGAAAACCCCCGCATTTTCTCTGGAATTGGTTATCTCCAAGCCAGTCAGGGAAATTTTTCGGAAGCGGTGAGAGCCTATCAACGGGCGATTGCCCTTGAGCCTAAAAACGCAGATTTCCAGTATGCCCTTGGTTTCAGTTTGGCAAATTTGGGAAATAACGATGAGGCGATCGCTGCCTACCGCCGCGCCACTCAAATCAATCCGCGCCATCTGAATGCCTATTTGGGGCAGGGGGTTTTGCTGACCCGTGAGGGTAAATACGACGAAGCCATGCAAGCTTACAAGCGGGTGCTGGCTTTTGACCCACGCAATGCCAGAGCCTATGACTTGATGGGAGCACTGTTGATTAAGCAGGATCGCCCCAGTGCTGCCCTTGAACCTTTGCAGCGGGCAGCTCGGTTGGCTCCTAAAGATGGGGATATTCAGGTAACCCTGGGGGCGGCATGGCTGAGTATTGGTAATCTGACTGAAGGACTTGCCGCCTTTGAACGGGCAGCACGATTAGAACCACGCAATGCTGCGATTCAGCTTCAGATGGGCAAAATTTGGCAGGCTAAAGGTAGGAAAGAAGAGGCTTTTAAGGCATACCAGCGGGCAACTTATTTGAAGCCCGACCTGGCTGAAGCCCAGGCAGCCGTAGGCGATTTCTATATGGAACAGAAAGATCCCTTATCCGCCATTATTGCCTATCGCCAATACACCCACCTTGCCCCTAACGACCCAGAAGCATATTACAAACTGGGTAAAGCGTTGAAGGATCGCGATCGCGTCCCAGAAGCAATCTCAGCATTTGAGCAGGCAAAACGCCTCTACCAACAACAAAGCAAATCTGACAAAGTTCAAGAAGTTGAAAAGCTATTGCATGAGCTAAAAAAGAAAGACAAGTCGGATTAA
- a CDS encoding GIY-YIG nuclease family protein, translating to MPTNDSDLQIQARRILDAIAFIPFVQCQPLSRGFARIPSRPGIYAIKHRINGLLYIGKTKSLRGRFSGGHKAFLWAWLDKYNDEDVRIAMQVISHWESPALLLELEAMILRATEPPYNVQIPTEM from the coding sequence ATGCCAACGAACGATTCTGACCTGCAAATCCAAGCCCGAAGGATTTTAGACGCGATCGCCTTCATCCCCTTTGTGCAATGTCAACCCTTGAGTCGTGGATTTGCCCGTATCCCTTCTCGTCCTGGCATTTACGCAATCAAACACAGGATTAATGGACTGCTCTACATCGGTAAAACTAAAAGCTTGCGAGGTCGTTTCAGTGGCGGACATAAAGCTTTTCTGTGGGCATGGCTCGATAAATATAACGATGAGGATGTGCGGATTGCGATGCAGGTGATTTCGCACTGGGAAAGCCCTGCGTTATTATTGGAGCTAGAAGCGATGATTTTAAGAGCCACCGAGCCGCCTTACAACGTACAAATCCCGACGGAGATGTAA
- a CDS encoding GNAT family N-acetyltransferase, which yields MILRDGGKHLTSKQRIYRTLITLLERIYFRLWCIQSISATAQYKRYTDICEVNLDMQIRKLSHHEIELIVEYLQAMLDEMASFGGHRFQNSNAGSTWLRDCIQSQINSPDHLFLGVELDAAPSQLIGILEASIAHLPPVFLPKLSLHIHAIYVVPTHRRSGVARSLIEAAFQWGRDKNCTEVDLDVLQNSPAKSLYEGLGFEAFQIEMRRKL from the coding sequence ATGATCCTCAGAGATGGTGGGAAGCACCTGACCTCTAAACAACGTATCTATCGCACCCTAATAACGCTATTGGAGCGGATTTACTTTAGACTCTGGTGCATTCAAAGTATTTCAGCAACCGCTCAATACAAACGTTATACCGATATTTGTGAAGTAAATCTTGATATGCAAATCCGAAAGCTTTCTCATCATGAAATTGAGCTTATTGTTGAATACCTTCAGGCAATGCTCGATGAGATGGCATCTTTCGGTGGTCATCGGTTTCAAAACTCTAATGCTGGTTCGACTTGGTTGCGCGATTGCATCCAATCGCAAATCAACTCTCCTGATCATCTTTTTCTTGGTGTAGAATTGGACGCTGCACCCAGCCAATTGATTGGTATTCTCGAAGCCAGCATTGCTCATTTACCTCCTGTATTCTTACCAAAATTATCCCTGCATATCCACGCGATTTACGTTGTTCCTACGCATCGACGATCTGGAGTTGCACGATCGCTGATAGAAGCGGCATTTCAGTGGGGTCGAGACAAAAATTGCACAGAAGTTGACCTTGATGTCTTGCAGAATTCGCCAGCAAAATCGTTGTATGAAGGTTTGGGGTTTGAAGCTTTTCAGATCGAGATGCGGCGAAAACTATGA
- a CDS encoding SMI1/KNR4 family protein — translation MSVLTDALERILICLEGHELLGNTRFESLQEGLTREEIDELTAELPFRLPVEAYDLYQWGNGAWMDEEWHGKYFLGEVFLPLETAIAIYETITQPFSEEDYFPEDYSSLMEVCWGDELINSLDGGEFSWARKVWHPRLFPIFWAYDTTKGCHTVVGDSVQQDTSPVLAVDFVGDDYGEYLIAYSSLTKLVQAEAECYEASLYYESDPRYKAKDWQAFPEVWKRLSEIRRKYKDDPQRWWEAPDL, via the coding sequence ATGTCAGTTTTAACAGATGCTTTAGAACGAATCCTCATTTGTTTAGAAGGACATGAGTTATTAGGAAACACTCGTTTTGAATCGCTTCAAGAAGGGTTAACACGCGAAGAAATTGATGAGCTTACAGCAGAATTACCCTTTCGTTTACCTGTAGAGGCTTATGACCTCTATCAATGGGGAAATGGAGCATGGATGGATGAGGAGTGGCACGGGAAATATTTTCTCGGAGAGGTATTTCTTCCGCTGGAGACAGCCATCGCAATCTACGAAACCATAACGCAACCCTTTTCTGAGGAAGACTATTTCCCAGAAGACTACTCAAGCTTGATGGAAGTATGCTGGGGTGATGAATTGATCAACAGCTTAGACGGAGGTGAGTTTTCCTGGGCACGCAAAGTATGGCATCCTCGCCTCTTTCCAATTTTTTGGGCTTACGATACAACGAAGGGATGCCATACCGTTGTTGGTGATTCGGTGCAACAGGATACAAGTCCTGTTCTAGCTGTTGACTTCGTAGGAGATGATTACGGTGAGTACCTCATTGCTTATTCAAGCTTGACAAAACTGGTGCAAGCGGAGGCAGAATGCTATGAAGCCAGCCTCTACTACGAATCTGACCCTCGATATAAAGCTAAAGATTGGCAGGCATTCCCAGAAGTTTGGAAAAGATTGTCAGAGATTCGGCGGAAATACAAGGATGATCCTCAGAGATGGTGGGAAGCACCTGACCTCTAA